Proteins co-encoded in one Bacillus paramycoides genomic window:
- a CDS encoding GNAT family N-acetyltransferase — protein MIQLHVYEEILTFKEEVTPFLEKNEQENNLILGVLQMIQQPIFMGIAKQEEEIAVVFLQTEEKKQIIVATSEMSEEDIVELAKKLTEIYPNVPGLIGNKKMVQRLAEEIAVLENKKTTVAMEQGIYELKQVKKKWNGDGVFREVSSDELTLIEQWIYQFCEYVNLPTTKEEAIQTAHTLITSRRLFGLEVDGKLVSVAAKTRPTTNNITVNFVYTPKEERKKGYASSCVGALSQRMLDEGYKTTTLYTDLANPTSNKIYQEIGYEQIAESVLIFLEK, from the coding sequence ATGATTCAATTACATGTATATGAAGAGATTCTTACTTTTAAAGAAGAGGTTACACCATTTTTAGAAAAGAATGAGCAGGAAAATAATCTCATATTAGGTGTATTACAAATGATCCAACAACCGATATTTATGGGGATAGCAAAACAAGAGGAAGAAATTGCAGTTGTATTTCTTCAAACAGAAGAAAAGAAACAAATCATTGTTGCTACGTCTGAAATGTCGGAAGAGGACATCGTGGAACTTGCAAAAAAATTAACGGAAATATATCCAAATGTTCCTGGATTGATTGGTAATAAGAAAATGGTACAGAGATTAGCGGAAGAGATTGCAGTGTTAGAAAATAAGAAAACTACTGTTGCAATGGAGCAAGGTATATATGAATTAAAACAAGTGAAGAAAAAGTGGAACGGAGATGGAGTCTTTCGAGAAGTAAGTAGTGATGAGCTAACATTAATAGAACAGTGGATATATCAATTTTGCGAATATGTGAATTTGCCTACTACGAAAGAAGAAGCGATCCAAACCGCTCATACATTAATTACTAGCCGTCGTCTATTTGGTTTAGAAGTAGACGGGAAGCTTGTATCTGTAGCTGCAAAAACGAGACCGACTACAAACAATATAACAGTTAATTTCGTATATACGCCGAAAGAAGAACGGAAAAAAGGATACGCATCTAGTTGTGTCGGTGCACTTAGTCAACGTATGTTAGATGAAGGGTATAAGACGACTACGTTATATACTGATCTAGCGAATCCTACGTCTAATAAAATTTATCAAGAAATTGGTTATGAACAAATTGCGGAGTCTGTACTTATATTTTTAGAGAAATAA